A genomic region of Sebaldella sp. S0638 contains the following coding sequences:
- a CDS encoding carbohydrate ABC transporter permease: MNIAISKKTKKLNLTPYLFISPWIIGFLLFTLGPLIFSLVISFFNWPIVGDAEFVGIKNYQTMLTKDPQFWASLRITFKFSFLFVPLNIITALILAVLLNQNVKGSGIFKTIFYLPSVISGVALAMIWSWVYSGEYGILNYFLSLIHIQGPNWLLDSKWAVISMVLASLWGQGTMMLIFLTGLKNIPKELYEAAEVDGANPVQKFFKITLPMLSPTILFNVITSIINAFQQLTLALLLTGGGPAGATYFYAMYVYDNAFKYFKMGYSSANAWFMFIIILLLTLLVFKSSSMWVYYEGEVSKNKKTKKKFGFLKKSVQKA, encoded by the coding sequence ATGAATATAGCAATTTCTAAAAAAACAAAAAAACTTAACCTTACTCCGTATTTGTTTATATCACCATGGATTATAGGATTTTTGCTTTTTACCCTCGGGCCGTTGATTTTTTCACTGGTTATCAGCTTCTTTAACTGGCCTATTGTGGGAGATGCCGAATTCGTAGGTATAAAAAATTATCAGACTATGCTTACCAAAGACCCGCAGTTCTGGGCATCACTGAGAATAACATTCAAATTTTCCTTTTTGTTTGTTCCCCTGAATATTATTACTGCACTTATTCTCGCAGTTCTTTTGAATCAGAATGTAAAGGGCAGTGGAATATTCAAGACTATATTTTATCTTCCCTCTGTAATATCAGGTGTTGCGCTTGCCATGATATGGTCATGGGTTTACAGCGGGGAATACGGAATTTTGAACTACTTCCTTTCACTTATACATATCCAGGGGCCTAACTGGCTTCTGGACTCCAAATGGGCTGTCATATCAATGGTACTTGCAAGCCTTTGGGGACAGGGAACTATGATGCTTATATTCCTTACAGGACTTAAGAATATACCCAAAGAGTTATACGAAGCAGCAGAGGTGGACGGAGCGAATCCGGTTCAGAAGTTTTTTAAGATTACTCTGCCTATGTTAAGCCCTACTATATTATTTAATGTTATTACAAGTATTATAAATGCGTTCCAGCAGCTTACACTTGCCCTTCTGCTTACAGGAGGAGGTCCTGCGGGAGCCACATATTTTTACGCTATGTATGTTTATGATAATGCTTTCAAATACTTTAAAATGGGATATTCTTCAGCTAATGCATGGTTTATGTTTATCATTATCCTTCTGCTGACACTGCTTGTTTTCAAATCCTCATCAATGTGGGTTTACTACGAGGGTGAGGTATCCAAAAATAAAAAAACAAAGAAAAAATTCGGGTTTCTGAAAAAATCTGTTCAGAAAGCCTGA
- a CDS encoding DMT family transporter: MLLLVAVIWGTGFTASKIAVESGVRPFWMMALRFGIAGMALLFLIIYHKSKITKKEIAAGIVTGIFLYAAFATQTIGIQYTTSAKNAFLTGTNVIFVPYLCWIIFKKKPDKFALFSTLLAFLGICLLSVDMNELGSFSMNKGDIYTLFCALFFALHIIALDYFAKIHDTLVLAFLQIVFACLFSIISAVIAGQVNFGISTQGMLATLYLGVFSTFLAFTIQTAAQKYTSSTKTVVILSTETVFGALFSILILNEQFTSKLLIGCLLIFAAIIISETKLNFLYKFRRNVI, encoded by the coding sequence ATGCTGCTTCTTGTTGCAGTAATCTGGGGAACAGGCTTCACAGCTTCTAAAATAGCTGTAGAAAGCGGTGTACGACCGTTTTGGATGATGGCACTCAGATTTGGCATTGCGGGTATGGCATTATTATTCTTAATAATTTACCATAAATCAAAAATCACCAAAAAAGAAATAGCAGCCGGAATTGTTACGGGAATATTCTTATACGCGGCTTTTGCCACACAAACAATAGGAATCCAGTATACCACATCTGCCAAGAATGCATTTCTTACAGGAACAAATGTAATTTTCGTACCATATTTATGCTGGATTATCTTTAAGAAAAAGCCTGATAAATTTGCACTGTTTTCCACACTGCTGGCATTTTTGGGCATATGCCTTCTGTCTGTGGATATGAACGAACTGGGGAGCTTTTCCATGAATAAGGGAGATATCTATACTCTCTTTTGTGCTTTGTTTTTTGCTCTTCATATTATTGCACTTGATTATTTTGCCAAAATCCATGACACCTTAGTTCTTGCTTTTTTACAAATAGTCTTTGCATGTTTGTTTTCAATAATTTCTGCGGTAATCGCTGGACAGGTTAACTTCGGAATAAGTACGCAAGGTATGCTTGCCACTTTATATCTTGGTGTATTCAGTACATTTCTGGCTTTCACTATACAGACTGCCGCGCAGAAATATACCAGCTCCACTAAAACAGTGGTAATTTTATCCACAGAAACAGTTTTTGGCGCATTATTTTCAATACTTATTTTAAATGAACAGTTTACTTCAAAATTACTTATCGGATGTCTGCTTATATTTGCAGCAATAATAATTTCCGAAACAAAATTGAATTTTTTATATAAATTTAGGAGGAATGTAATATGA
- a CDS encoding carbohydrate ABC transporter permease produces MKNMKTNKLLKNLLIYILLIFCSLLFLAPFYWMFSTSVKPSNEVFLFPPKWIPSQFKFENFGNAWQLQPFGMFLKNSLIVVGMTTVAQVFSSSLIAYGFARFNFKGKNFLFIIVLATMMIPWDVTMIPLYMEFNLFGWINTLKPLIVPSFFGSGFFIFMLRQFLLGIPKELDEAARIDGANAFQIYWRIYLPLMKPALILVAIFNILNTWNDYLGPLVFLNDQSKYTLTLGLAQFKGVFGVDTTAIMAITTLICIPPVLIFFIAQKHIVEGVSSTGLKG; encoded by the coding sequence ATGAAAAATATGAAAACAAATAAATTATTAAAAAATCTCCTTATTTATATATTGCTGATTTTTTGTTCACTGTTATTTCTGGCACCGTTTTACTGGATGTTCAGTACATCTGTAAAGCCCAGCAATGAAGTTTTTCTTTTTCCGCCAAAATGGATACCCTCACAGTTCAAATTTGAAAATTTTGGAAATGCGTGGCAGTTACAGCCATTTGGCATGTTTTTGAAAAATTCGCTTATTGTAGTGGGTATGACCACTGTGGCACAGGTTTTTTCATCTTCACTGATTGCTTACGGCTTTGCAAGATTTAATTTTAAAGGGAAAAATTTTCTTTTTATAATTGTACTTGCTACAATGATGATCCCATGGGACGTTACCATGATTCCCCTTTATATGGAGTTTAACTTATTCGGGTGGATTAATACCTTAAAACCTCTTATCGTACCGTCATTCTTCGGATCAGGATTCTTTATCTTTATGCTGAGGCAGTTTTTGCTGGGAATTCCGAAAGAACTTGATGAAGCAGCCAGAATAGACGGGGCAAACGCATTCCAGATTTACTGGAGAATATATCTTCCGCTTATGAAACCGGCTTTGATTCTGGTCGCTATATTTAATATTCTGAATACATGGAATGACTATCTCGGGCCGCTTGTATTCCTGAATGACCAGAGCAAATATACACTTACACTGGGACTTGCCCAGTTCAAAGGGGTGTTTGGCGTGGATACCACAGCTATTATGGCTATTACTACTCTTATATGTATTCCTCCTGTGCTGATTTTCTTTATAGCTCAGAAACATATTGTAGAAGGAGTAAGTTCCACAGGGTTAAAAGGTTAA
- a CDS encoding sugar ABC transporter substrate-binding protein, with translation MKKIFIVNLLLLLLLVSCGGGNKKKEAADGTITLRFATWDTGEALNIQKEIAKKFEEKNPKIKVQVEAYGDGFDQKLVAAFGAKDAPDVMYMWDFPTYGSSLEDLNTYIEKDNSIDMKDFYEGLMNYVQLEGKTYGIPAGFTTHVIYYNKKLFDAANVPYPTEEWTWEEFADKAQKLSKPDEKIYGFGVLAKPDPYDFEQFLWSFGSSYISPDGKTLKGYMDSPESAAAAQLFADLVKNKAGVLVGSKDQQSGDDIFKAQKIAMWESGIWPMNGFKSADIDFGVALLPRKGTNPPKSVMSVSAVSMWKGSKHKDAAWEFIKFYNSEEAAKLRVADLPVRKSLVEKFGILDDPMMAPFYKMLETSDNTPAFLLNKNWKEVQRNLAMALENILIGNTDAKTGLADVVNKSEHLLN, from the coding sequence ATGAAAAAAATATTTATAGTTAACCTGCTGCTGTTGCTTTTACTTGTTTCATGCGGCGGAGGGAATAAAAAAAAGGAAGCGGCTGACGGTACCATAACACTTAGATTCGCTACATGGGATACTGGTGAAGCACTGAATATCCAAAAAGAAATAGCAAAAAAGTTTGAGGAGAAAAATCCTAAAATAAAGGTTCAGGTAGAAGCTTACGGTGACGGATTTGACCAGAAACTGGTCGCTGCCTTTGGTGCTAAAGATGCCCCTGACGTAATGTACATGTGGGACTTTCCTACTTACGGCTCATCACTTGAAGACCTAAACACATATATTGAAAAAGATAATTCAATTGATATGAAAGATTTTTATGAAGGACTTATGAACTATGTACAGCTTGAAGGAAAAACATACGGAATCCCTGCCGGATTTACTACACACGTAATTTATTACAATAAAAAACTTTTTGATGCGGCAAATGTTCCTTACCCTACAGAAGAATGGACATGGGAAGAATTCGCAGACAAAGCTCAGAAATTAAGCAAACCTGATGAAAAAATATATGGTTTTGGTGTTCTGGCTAAACCGGATCCTTATGATTTTGAGCAGTTTCTATGGAGTTTCGGGAGTTCATATATAAGTCCTGACGGTAAAACACTTAAAGGATATATGGATTCTCCTGAAAGTGCTGCTGCTGCACAGCTTTTTGCAGACCTTGTTAAAAATAAAGCGGGAGTGCTTGTAGGAAGTAAAGATCAGCAGTCTGGCGACGATATTTTCAAAGCTCAGAAAATAGCTATGTGGGAAAGCGGTATATGGCCTATGAACGGATTTAAGTCAGCAGATATAGACTTTGGTGTTGCTCTTTTACCAAGAAAAGGTACTAATCCGCCTAAAAGTGTTATGAGTGTGTCTGCTGTATCTATGTGGAAAGGATCAAAACATAAAGATGCCGCATGGGAATTCATAAAATTTTATAACAGTGAAGAAGCTGCAAAGCTAAGAGTAGCTGATCTTCCTGTAAGAAAATCCCTTGTTGAAAAATTCGGAATTCTTGATGATCCAATGATGGCTCCTTTTTATAAAATGCTGGAAACATCTGATAATACTCCTGCTTTCTTACTGAACAAAAACTGGAAAGAAGTTCAGAGAAACCTTGCCATGGCACTTGAAAATATTCTTATAGGCAATACAGACGCCAAAACAGGTCTTGCTGATGTGGTTAATAAATCAGAACATTTACTAAATTAA